CGTAACCGCGGCGCACTCTCACTGAAAATGAATAACACTCTGGATTAAAATTATACCATAGATAGAATATATTGactatcaattaatttatttgtagtggTCATACACCACGGACATCTATGCAATGTCTATATACGACTATCTCTATCATATTGTCAAATAGCGTAAAATCTATACGACGTTGTGACTTCaagtaataaattgatatttaccTGATGCATTGCTAAAGCTCAACACCAAGCCTAAAGCGATACACACCGCCCGCTTCATGTCTACTCAGTAACTTCACTAACATAGAATTATCACTTAGCATCCTTTTATATCATTAGTATAATTGAGAAAACGTGTGGTCGGACTACACGCGTAAATGTATTATACGAAGAAacaattagtttttgtttaagtGGTAATAACGTTCAAGCAGGTAAATATGATCGAAGACTTTTTTGTGCACGGTTTAGGCTCCGTCGTATCGCAAGATCTTCTCAGCTGGAGCCTTGAAATATCCAAATGTATATTCGATTCTTGAAACTAgtattacgttttttttttctcttctgGGAACTtactatatgttttatattatgtagagTACGATACATACAAGATTAATTGATTATGCTCTCGTGCCTAGTCATTCggtaaaaatattcatcaacTTATtctatgtatgtgtatttcttcaaaatttaattcttcGGCTGATTcatatgatgaaatttaatttcaatgtttttatcaAGTAATTGTCAGTTTTTTACGCCGGACaatgtgttttttataaatacacaaccatacttacctaattttttttctaaaaagtaatttaattaacttattttacttaattattatttatatcgattAATGTTAATGGGAATACAATATAGAAAATTTTGTCCTATTAACTtcggaatcgagcgggaattgaacccacggCCCTGTCTACCACGATAGTGATCTGTTGTTACAACATAAAAGTAAGTCATAGGttactgtttatttatgttattttattacgtatCCAATATAGTATCTATATGCAACCGTGTGTTTGTCTATTACAgtttacggctaaaccgttttaaattcatttagtatagatagatataggtcaagaaatatatgattttttacgaattattttgtttgaaaaatatacgaCATTCTTTTTACCTCACGAACCCGCGGGAATACCTAGTCTACagataatacataaatacattacaaataaacctAAACTATTATCTTGCGACTTCATTatctacaaatataatttttatataaattttatactgttttatatGCATCACTGCAGTAAATACATGCATAAACAACCACATCCGCGTGCTATCATATAATATGGACTTTTTTGTCTCAAGGAAGactcaataaaatacattattaatgtatatacatacataaataatgtatttccCTACATATGTACTTCTTTctcacgtttttattttaattcaattagaTCTATTATccaaattttatactttttaattgatggtgcttgaaatttatatcacagcagcgtttttatttataaaacaaatcgaTGAAAATAATCCCAATGACAAGGATTTCTaggaaaatgtataaaacaaaagtagtttaattacttacataaatgtaATTCCCAAAACGGCGCgaaatagtttttgttgaCTTTACGCGAAGCgtaatataattaacacattaattaatatattttatgagatGCTGAGACGAATTCCCCAAAAGtgagtatttaataaaatcccAGTATTTATTTGGGTATTTaccaaatgatttatttaaaagcaaaaaaaaacacaaatgaatatttggcagttatttattggtttaacaaatatgtacttatactattGAGCGTGCTCGTTTCATTTTACGctttacaactttttaaatttttcaaagttttttgcGACTTTGGCTTACAAATACACAAACTGACATAGATTCAAAATGATATgactaataataacaataatacttaattaaggCTGTAATTTATGTTCCGGCCGTTGTTGTGGCACGCCATAGGCTGTGGCATGACTGGTGGCTACTCCTCCGCGGCCGGTGCTGTAAGCGTTCGCGATGGCCGTGGCGCCACCTGGCCCACCACCGTTAGCTGATCTTCCTCCCCACCCAAAGAACATGGGGAAATACGCCGAAGCCGGCATCCTTGGCTGGTATTCTTCGTCATCTTCATCATCTACCGGCCTTTTAGCTTGTTTCTTCTTTGACACCCTATTCTTTGGCTTCTGTACTGGCTCTTCATCTTCCACTTCAGGCTCTAAGATTTCAGGTACGATGGTGACTCTGGGCGTGGTGGAAAATAGTTCAGTTTTTTCTGTTGGATCAGCGATTTCTGTCGCCTCAGTTATTGGTTTCTCCGGCGACTGGGGGAAGAAGACTTCATTCTGCTGGGGCGGGGGGTAGAAATCAGGTTGCTGGACTTGTCGACGCCTGTCGGGGTAGTAGTACTGGCTGGATGGTGGCTGGTTCTGCTCGGGCTGCCGGAACATGAAAGCTGCCATGCCGCCCCCCGCGACGCGGGGGTTGTAGTAAGGGTTGTAATAACGACTGAGCACCATGCCCCCGCGGGAACTGTCGCTTGAGCCATAAGATACTGTAACGATGAATTTCACTTAATGTTTTTTAgagttacaattaaaattgtgcTTCTttggtttaaataaaaatacgagtaaactttaatacataaataaaaataagactcACAAAAAActgtgatttaaaatataattttaaaatatttatcaataattccGTTTGGCTATTTGTATGATCATCAtgagagaaaaaataatttacatagttTCATAAGACAAAATG
This DNA window, taken from Plodia interpunctella isolate USDA-ARS_2022_Savannah chromosome 2, ilPloInte3.2, whole genome shotgun sequence, encodes the following:
- the LOC128676180 gene encoding uncharacterized protein LOC128676180; this translates as MKLLVAFCCVLWLADAYPYPFPYYYGADMDTLSYGSSDSSRGGMVLSRYYNPYYNPRVAGGGMAAFMFRQPEQNQPPSSQYYYPDRRRQVQQPDFYPPPQQNEVFFPQSPEKPITEATEIADPTEKTELFSTTPRVTIVPEILEPEVEDEEPVQKPKNRVSKKKQAKRPVDDEDDEEYQPRMPASAYFPMFFGWGGRSANGGGPGGATAIANAYSTGRGGVATSHATAYGVPQQRPEHKLQP